The Acetobacter sp. DNA window GAAAACCGGCCCCGCACAAAATCCATGACACTCCCCAGCCCGCAATCAGTTTGCCATAATGTTCGGCGAGCGCTTCGCCGCTTGAGTATCTGAAAACGCATGGGCCAGGCCAGATACACAGACTTCAGGACATTCCCCCTGAACATCGTGCCCAAACTCGCGGTCGGTGACGGGTCGCCCGGCTTCTGGAAAGCTCTGGACGAGGTCTTCCCATGCACCCGTCACCAGCGTTGCTGGTTCCACAAGATCGGCAATGTCGTGAACAAGTTTCCCAAACCTATGATCCCGACCGTCAAATCGGACCTGCGCGACATTCATCATGCCGGGCCGCGGCACAGGATGCTATGGCCATCTTCGTGGAGAAATACGCAACCAGATATCCGGCGGCCGTCAAATGCTTACCGCTGCTGGCTTTTTACGATTTCCCGGCCGAACACTGGGAGCATCTGCGCACAACTTCTTATGCCGGATGGCCAGAAAACTTTAATAACAAACGAAATGCTGTCGTAGCCAGACAGCAAATGCCTCCTCTTCCATACCACCTGAAGCAAGAGCCACCATAACCTCTACCGCCTCTGGTGCATGGACCTGAATACACACCCCATTCAGTCTCAAAAACAGTAAACAGCAACTCCAGGCCGTCCGTTTGTTAGCATCATTAAAAGGGTGGTTACGGGCTATGCCATAAGCATAGGCAGCCGACAGCGTAGCCATATCTGGCGCTTCACTCTCCGCATAATGCCAACGATTTTCTGGCCGCGCTAACGCGCTATGCAATAAGTCTTCACTTTTGACGCCTTGTGTTCCGCCATATTCCCTAAGAGCCTGGTCATGCATGAACAACACCACATCAGGTTCAAGAAACTCTGGTTTCTCCGCCATTACCGCTTAGCCAGCTCCTGAAGCACATCGGCCTGCTCTCGAAGCGTCTCACGCGCCATTTGCATCTGACGTTCCAACTTCAAATTACGCTTCACCAGCTTAATACCATCGGCCATCTCAACGAGTGTGAGTTCCTGCCCTACTTCCAGACCCAGCCGAATACGTGTTTCAGCAGGAAGAGTAATTCCGATAGAATTTCCCTGTTTCCGCACAACAACTGTTTCCATGACCCATCTCCGTAATACGGTCCGTATTACATAGCAGAGACTATTGGCGCTATTCAACAACGAAACACCGAATGCGACTGGCAGAAACACATGCACCATTTTTGCACCACATCGAGGAAGATTTCAGGTGACAAACAGTGATCTGACGTGACACAAATACCATTGTTAATCATATAGTTGGAAAGATAAACGGCAGATGACTGCGGATACTTTTTGCCCTTTCACGGCGGTAACACGGGTTCGAATCCCGTACGGGACGCCACTCCCGTCCAAAACTGCGAACTTTTGGGTTCAGTTTAGGACGGTCTGAGACGAGCTGGTTCATCAGCCTGTCTTTTCTTCCAAAAATGCGGATTTCCCTGTCATCGACCTCTATGCGATCGACGATCGCGCGGAGATATTCCTTGCGCATGGCGACGGGACCATCGGCCAGCTTCGTCCGCAGGTCACAAGAGAAGCGTTCGATCATTTCGTCGGTAATGGCCGGCACGACCATCGCCGGGGCTTCTGCCATCGCGCAGAGACGGCTGGCCTCATCCCGCCGGGCTTTGAGTGCATCAAGTCGTTCCTTGAGCATGGGATCGGTGACATCGACAACGCCGTTTTCGATAGCCGCGTACATTCTCTGCAACTTCTGCTCGGCTTCACGGGACGCGTTACGCAGGCTCTCCTGACGGACGGCATCACGATTCTGGTTGGCGGCATAGTGTGCCAGAAGCGCCTCCAGAATCACGCCAAGCCTGTCCTTCGTGAGCAGACGGGTGGCGAGATGCTCCATAACCAGCGTATCGAGCAGATCCATCCGGATGCTCCGTCCCTTGCAGGCCGTCTTTCCCTGCCGGGCCTGCGTCGCGCAGGTATAATAGCGATAACGACCGTATTTCCCTGTCCGCAACGTCATCCCGCCGCCACAGGTGGCGCAGACTGCCAGCCCCGTCAGCAGACATGGACCATTGACGATCCGGGGTGCCGTCACACGCGGTGCGTTCTGTTTCAGACGCTGCTGCACCTCCAGAAACTCACTGCGGGGAATAATGACAGGAGCATCCATGGTGATCACGTCATCCGACGCTTTCTTCCGTCCCGTTTTCGCTTCGACCACGTTGAACGCATGCGTGCCCGCATAGGTCTCGCGCGTCAGCACGTCATGAATGAATTTGCAGGAAAACCGCGAGCCGGTTTGAGTGCGGTATCCTTTTGCATTGAGGTGGCTGACGATCGCCTTGATGCCGAGCCCGCCGGACTGTCCGTCTCCATCACGGTAGAGCCCGAAGATGAGCCTGACCGTCTCCGCCTGAATGGGGTCGATCTCCAGCTTCTTCTTGACTTTCTGCCCACGACGCTCCGCTTCTACCGTGCGATAGCCGAAGGGCGGGCGGGAGCCGTTCCAGAACCCCTGCCGGGCGTTCTCGTTCATCGCGCGCAGTGTATGCTTGGCATTTTCACGGGACTGATATTCATCGAACAGCGCCAAGATCTGACGGATCATGGTGCCAGAAGAATCATTTTCCAGTTCCTGCGTGATCGAGACGAGCCTGATCTCCTGCTTCGC harbors:
- a CDS encoding type II toxin-antitoxin system death-on-curing family toxin; its protein translation is MAEKPEFLEPDVVLFMHDQALREYGGTQGVKSEDLLHSALARPENRWHYAESEAPDMATLSAAYAYGIARNHPFNDANKRTAWSCCLLFLRLNGVCIQVHAPEAVEVMVALASGGMEEEAFAVWLRQHFVCY
- a CDS encoding AbrB/MazE/SpoVT family DNA-binding domain-containing protein, with product METVVVRKQGNSIGITLPAETRIRLGLEVGQELTLVEMADGIKLVKRNLKLERQMQMARETLREQADVLQELAKR
- a CDS encoding recombinase family protein, whose translation is MTSLPLASSPLRPLPSLRAALYLRVSTGRQAEHDLSIPDQQRQTEAYCAAKGWEVAEVFIEPGASATDDRRPEFQKLMEVASEKPRRFDVVVVHSFSRFFRNHFDLEFNVRRLAKQEIRLVSITQELENDSSGTMIRQILALFDEYQSRENAKHTLRAMNENARQGFWNGSRPPFGYRTVEAERRGQKVKKKLEIDPIQAETVRLIFGLYRDGDGQSGGLGIKAIVSHLNAKGYRTQTGSRFSCKFIHDVLTRETYAGTHAFNVVEAKTGRKKASDDVITMDAPVIIPRSEFLEVQQRLKQNAPRVTAPRIVNGPCLLTGLAVCATCGGGMTLRTGKYGRYRYYTCATQARQGKTACKGRSIRMDLLDTLVMEHLATRLLTKDRLGVILEALLAHYAANQNRDAVRQESLRNASREAEQKLQRMYAAIENGVVDVTDPMLKERLDALKARRDEASRLCAMAEAPAMVVPAITDEMIERFSCDLRTKLADGPVAMRKEYLRAIVDRIEVDDREIRIFGRKDRLMNQLVSDRPKLNPKVRSFGREWRPVRDSNPCYRRERAKSIRSHLPFIFPTI